Part of the bacterium genome, CGGGTCCCACCGGTGCACGAGGCTTGGAACTCCGGACCCCGGTCGCCCGGCAGCGCTCCGTATGCCCAGATCCAACAGGGGGATCTCGAGGGGATCGACGACGGCGGACACGAGCGGTGGCGGATCGTCGCCGACGAAGTCACCGTGGTGGAGAACAAGGAGACCGTGTTGTTGCGGAACGTGCGGGCGACCTTTTTCCAGAACGGCGGGGGAACGATCATCGTCACCGGGACGCGGGGGCGCTACGATACCAAGACCCATGAGGTGGAACTGAACGGCAACGTGCACGGCAAGAGCACCAATGGTCGCGAGCTATTCGCGGACCGGCTGCAGTTTGCGCCCAGCTCGGGAAAGGTCACAGGATCCGGGCACATCAAGCTCC contains:
- the lptC gene encoding LPS export ABC transporter periplasmic protein LptC, translated to MAVQTMWSAVRRFLFWAIPVILVATLVWTFLPRGRSAPSASSRVPPVHEAWNSGPRSPGSAPYAQIQQGDLEGIDDGGHERWRIVADEVTVVENKETVLLRNVRATFFQNGGGTIIVTGTRGRYDTKTHEVELNGNVHGKSTNGRELFADRLQFAPSSGKVTGSGHIKLLQQHVIMYADRLSSDTILGETQFFGHVHAAAR